In one window of Clostridia bacterium DNA:
- a CDS encoding SoxR reducing system RseC family protein, producing QVSIKLKNDVGAKIGDTVEVGFSDKSLTLSNLIVFGIPLLLLLIGMIIAIGLKLNELFAIFIAIGSLVLGFVVVFIIDKIVAKNNDFSPKILRILESENKEGAVE from the coding sequence TCAAGTAAGCATAAAACTTAAAAATGACGTTGGCGCAAAAATAGGTGATACAGTAGAAGTCGGTTTTTCAGACAAAAGTCTTACTCTATCCAATCTGATAGTGTTTGGAATACCGCTTCTGTTATTGCTTATAGGCATGATTATAGCTATAGGTCTTAAATTGAACGAGCTGTTTGCAATCTTTATAGCAATAGGTTCGCTGGTTTTAGGGTTTGTTGTTGTTTTTATTATCGATAAGATCGTAGCTAAAAATAATGATTTTTCACCCAAGATTTTGAGAATTTTGGAAAGTGAAAACAAAGAAGGGGCGGTAGAATAA